A region of the Mytilus galloprovincialis chromosome 1, xbMytGall1.hap1.1, whole genome shotgun sequence genome:
CATTTCAACTGGATGAAAATGAGAAGGAGAGTCATTCCGAGAAGGCTAGattgtattctttaaattctcAAATGGCACCACAAATGCCAGGATATATGAATTCCCAAATACCAAACTCTCGCTGTGCACCAGTAATGCCTTTATCATCTCAGTTATCTGTAAGACTGCCCCCAGTTCAAGATAGTTATCCTCCAAAAACATTACCGTATTTATTTGCTCCTACCTCTGATCAGTATGTGACCAATTCGATAGCATCTACAAACTCATCAATTAATTCCAGATCTGAAAAAGACGTTTCTGAATACAGTCCCAAACAAGCCGCGTACAATCACTCGGAACTTAATGAAGAAATGATGCGAAAgcagatgaaaatgaattatgAACATATCATGGCAAACAAACCTTCAGAATATGAATCGGATGTTCGCAACACAGCTGAAAAAAATGAATCCATGTTCCGATATCATGACTCAGGAAACAGCCTGCCTTCTCAGGAAAAACCATCTCATTCATTTTCAACCAATCCTACCTCATCACAAATGTCTATGGCAGCCTACTGTCAGTCTCGTGATAGATCAAATAGTTTAACTTCACGCGCATCAGGGCTGCAGCACGAGTCTCGTGATAGATCAAATAGTTTAACCTCTCGCACATCAGGGCTGCAACACGAAGACCTTTCAGATGACTACTCTCAGGATCAACCATTATCTCTAACTGTTAGACGTCGAACTAACAGTTTCTCAGGAAATGACAGCTCAAATTCCATATCCTCACCCGGAAGTCCAGTTTCAAACAGTCCCCCAGCCATGGCTTTACCTCATAAACTACGACACAAGCTACCTACAGATACTAAAAACCATTCTCCTTTCAAAGACTACGGAAGTAACTACTATCTCAGTGGACTAACACAACTCTCCGAGATTGCGCTAGCTCAGTCAAACCCTCTACCTCTTGTAAAACGACCATCTCAAGATGACGAACGAAACGATACAAATTCTTCAGGGAGTGGAAATAACAGTAATCTTAGAGCTTTAATTGATCCCAGGTATGTCGAAAGACGTAAACGAAATAATGAAGCAGCAAGAAAATGCAGGGAAAACAGAAAAACACTCACACAGCTGCGTGAGGTGAAGTCCAGTTATCTAGAAAATGAAAACGGGAAACTTAGAGAAGAACTTGATGTATTACAGGACGAAATGAAAAGGCTACGAGATCTCGTTGAGAAAAAGAGAGGTATCAGGTCTGACCATAAGGATGGTAGCAGCAGTCAGTCTAGTCCCGAAAGCGAGTCTCAACAGGGAAATTGAAACCGTGAACAAAATTATGCTGAACGCTAAAAAAACGGTACCCAGAAAGTTTTCAGGTATATCAACATTCATTATGAAAGAGTAATATTTTAGAGGTATCAAAGAaacttatttgatttatttacctCGACAATTTTGTGCATCCCTATAAACGTATTTAATTGAATATGTATCCATTTGTACATAAGCATATACTATATTTAGACCTTGTGAATTTTATATCTATCTTCAGATTAGTTTTTTCTTCATTGTTTCTTTATTCCGTTTTGTATACAATATTCGGAGAATAACTTGATTCTGATGTTGATCGGGTTATAACTTTACGGGTGTAGAAGTTCAAGAAGATATTCATATATCACTGTTTGATATTTACGTTATATATTAAGAGAGAGgcggattatatatatataattttttttatctctaatgtgtgttttttaaacacattatttattgttttatgacGGGTGAAATCAGGGAAATATTAAATATGTTTATTACAATTCAAATGATTATATTTGAATGTAAGATGAAAACAAGTATTTGAGGTTTTTGTGATCCACTGGAATTGATGGGAACATATAGCCCAATATCTAGTGTCGACCACTTGATTGAAACTcctgtcattttatattttaatacgagCCACAGCCTTACCAGTCTTTTGCTACGAAATCTCTTATAGAAATAGTAATGTCAGAGTAATTTTTCAGGGATAACCCTTTGCTCATATCTAATTTTGCGAAACCCAAATCTAATAAGTACAGtgtcaaaaatataaattgttttgacTTTATGACATCAAAGTGACATAACAACTGACATTTTTGCTCTAAAGAGTCCAGATTCTAGCAttcctttcttctttttttttcaaaataaaaaatgaaactgaCTTTGACAGGATCTTACCATACTTAATCCTGAACTGTAAGAATACCTCTATTTTTGGGCATTtaatattttcgttattttttaatagtttatctGTAAAATATATGGCTGTTTAGCCTATTTAAAATAGCAGCTTTATAGCTTTGTTGTTGCAAGAAAAAGCACAACAGCTCATTTGAGTATTAAATAGCGGCTTTTAGTTCCTTCTTTATGAGAAAGTCCCTAATATTGCGGCCACtcttaaaataaaaatgcagtCTTCATACTTGTTCAAGCTAAATGGTATTTGAAAATTCTTGGTTatcatattattttcttttttgcatGTATACTAAACGTGAAAATTGTGCCATAAATGTAAGTGAGACATGCAAGAtgttattcaataaaataaaagcCGATCAAAAGAATTTGATCTAAATAAGAATTTCTGTACGATTCGTCCCATCTTGAAAACGTTTATATAGAAAGTTCCTTCGGTGTGAACACGGAAGATTTGTAACATCAAATAGTAGTACAACGTAGAAATGTATAACCTAAGGGTATTCCAGAAATAACAAAATCCGATGAACTTTACTGCCAAAAATATGTAACGGGAGTTCTTAAGGAAGATTTGAGGGGCTTACATTGAAAGGTATTCAATATCGTTACCTTTAAACAATTTTCTACTGAGACATTTACTCCAACGAAATTATTTTTGTCGTGTATTTGAATAAAGTGTTGAGTGagatatatgtcaatgagacaaaaacATCAAGAGATAAGAAATTGTCATAATtatagaaaatacataaaatgttGGCATATTTGGTTTTAATGTATCATGGTCTGCATATCTGTTATTCAGGAGATCATTCTGATAGTATATTCTTCCACGTTTCCGTTATTCTTGTATGTCTCacttaaaattgtaatttatttgaatttttacatATGTAGTGTATATGTATTTAATGTGAGTATGTGTTTTGTGAGTCAAAGTTTTGTTACAGGAAAACAAATTAACTTGCATATTTTGTACTAGTGCTAAATTGTCTTAATGTGATTATCATTTTCATTCATgaaactgaaaaatatatcaatatgtcGTCACTGCTGAAtaatttggcaaaatttttcgaatagaaaaaaaaaatgttttggcgcgttagatattttaatttaataatcAAACTAGCAATTTgactgcttttaaaaaaaatgttagattTAAACGGCTATGTTTGTTTTTACCTGAAAGTTCAATCTCcaagatttaaaattttcaatgttcgaaaaatgaattttgtttgatcatgagtttgtatatttttgttttaagtaaatatgttttattttattcagaCATATATATTTGTCATTGAAATTTCATGTGCCATATGTTCTGACGTTGCCATATATacataaacattatttatttttatacaaatgtcATGTCAAAGATCTTTAGTAAAATTGGTATGAACTCGACTCGTATGTACATTTATTTCACTGGGTTTGATAACTTAactaaattgaaatttattttctttactgCTACACAGGAACAAACAAAATTGCTTAGTAGCAAATAACATTTAACGATGATTCTTGTATAGCTTGTTAATTATCGGACTGTAACTGACTAACTTTAATTAAACATGAgttgttttttaacttttgaaaacaatTCATGGgtaatgttttcctttttgtttcGTATATAATAGAATGAGAGTATGTTGAGgtattttggtgatgttgtatATTTCGTATGATTGCAAAATGACTTGGCATTATAATATGTCTTCTTGCATCTCTTTATATTCTCGCTTTTGTTTGACTGAAACTTAATACATAATAACGGTAACTATCGCTATTTTgggcatttttcctttgatctttttttgtgataattttggtccttaatgctctttaacttcgtactttatttggctttttaacttttttttattcgagcgtcactgatgagtcttttgaagacgaaacgcgcgtctggcgtatatacaaaatttagtcctgttatctatgatgagtttattttaatatcatgcaactcacttgagatggaaaattatcgctagaaactaaggagccacgtggcgttgctaatgaaattgacatggaattgacaacatcgtcataggtaaaatagcgatacacagattatcattggtcatctcaactcgattgcttttctcgctttcgtcgtaaccggctcaagcgagaaaatcaatctcgttgagataaccatcgataatctataaatatcagaTCAATGGGATAACCACGGTTCTTTTCCCTCCAAAGAATGGCAGACCCGAGTTACAAAATCTCATTTTATGAGTTTTCTtgtgtttttttctctattttagttactttttt
Encoded here:
- the LOC143049587 gene encoding uncharacterized protein LOC143049587 isoform X1, whose product is MPVLMYQQGLEEFYSILPNEFGSSPSYPAESMDIESDNSDTGPLKRKRRDDDQSSNDSSNIGIPTCIVTPTSNGKSDDEDDEARFIPSRKRREFIPETNKDQCYWEKRRKNNEAARRSREKRRIQDVVLENRIIELSRDNLGLRNELYAIKKKFGIPLNETFQLDENEKESHSEKARLYSLNSQMAPQMPGYMNSQIPNSRCAPVMPLSSQLSVRLPPVQDSYPPKTLPYLFAPTSDQYVTNSIASTNSSINSRSEKDVSEYSPKQAAYNHSELNEEMMRKQMKMNYEHIMANKPSEYESDVRNTAEKNESMFRYHDSGNSLPSQEKPSHSFSTNPTSSQMSMAAYCQSRDRSNSLTSRASGLQHESRDRSNSLTSRTSGLQHEDLSDDYSQDQPLSLTVRRRTNSFSGNDSSNSISSPGSPVSNSPPAMALPHKLRHKLPTDTKNHSPFKDYGSNYYLSGLTQLSEIALAQSNPLPLVKRPSQDDERNDTNSSGSGNNSNLRALIDPRYVERRKRNNEAARKCRENRKTLTQLREVKSSYLENENGKLREELDVLQDEMKRLRDLVEKKRGIRSDHKDGSSSQSSPESESQQGN
- the LOC143049587 gene encoding uncharacterized protein LOC143049587 isoform X2, encoding MDIESDNSDTGPLKRKRRDDDQSSNDSSNIGIPTCIVTPTSNGKSDDEDDEARFIPSRKRREFIPETNKDQCYWEKRRKNNEAARRSREKRRIQDVVLENRIIELSRDNLGLRNELYAIKKKFGIPLNETFQLDENEKESHSEKARLYSLNSQMAPQMPGYMNSQIPNSRCAPVMPLSSQLSVRLPPVQDSYPPKTLPYLFAPTSDQYVTNSIASTNSSINSRSEKDVSEYSPKQAAYNHSELNEEMMRKQMKMNYEHIMANKPSEYESDVRNTAEKNESMFRYHDSGNSLPSQEKPSHSFSTNPTSSQMSMAAYCQSRDRSNSLTSRASGLQHESRDRSNSLTSRTSGLQHEDLSDDYSQDQPLSLTVRRRTNSFSGNDSSNSISSPGSPVSNSPPAMALPHKLRHKLPTDTKNHSPFKDYGSNYYLSGLTQLSEIALAQSNPLPLVKRPSQDDERNDTNSSGSGNNSNLRALIDPRYVERRKRNNEAARKCRENRKTLTQLREVKSSYLENENGKLREELDVLQDEMKRLRDLVEKKRGIRSDHKDGSSSQSSPESESQQGN